The window ATTATTTACTAATGTTGTTTTTAAAAACAAGTGCAAAGGATATTAGAATCAATGCGCATGTCATTTTACATTCCACTTTGGCGCGTTATTTAAATCGTAACCATATATCGTATACGTATAcaacgtatatttatatatattaggaaattatcattaaaaaatttacaaattattaactGTGATGGCGTTtcagaatagaaaaaaatcgttctttttattaaaaatgtaagacttatattatatacagtaattcgtttttttttctttaatgttatttcatatattacaattaaatttcatCTTCTTGCTGCCAGCCATCGTCATTAGATAAAAATCTTCTTTTATGAGTGGTATTCATATATGGTCTTAATGCCCATTCTGTATCAGCAGCACCGGCGGCATCTAATGTTCCTAATTTGAtctcatataattttaattggaaCCTTGGTCCAATTTCTTTCAGTTCGATATCTTTTCCATTTACTTTCTTATACGTGTGATGACGGAAACATATATAATCGTCATGATTGGCAAAAGTAATAACTCTTTTACTATCTTCTTTTGGAACTGGGAATAAATATTTGAGAATGCTCATGATTCTATTGGCTAACTTTGTTTTGAAATTGTGAAAAATCAAATGAGGATACTCTTCTGACATAGTTCCAATTTCTGGTATATCATGTCGCATAATGACATCTGATATAGTAAAATATGCAGTTGGTCCATAAGGTAAATGACATATTACAAGAGTATCAGGAATGCCTCTATGTTCATGGACGATTACAAAATCTGTTACATCATTTGCCCTGCACGCATGTATCAATTGTTTCATTTCATAATTACCACGATTCATTCTTTGGGAATTAGGTAGAATTAAACGTAATTCTTTCACAAACATCTTAAGCCTTGAACTAGGATCACGAGAAGTTGTAACAACGATTTTTGGATTC is drawn from Vespa crabro chromosome 19, iyVesCrab1.2, whole genome shotgun sequence and contains these coding sequences:
- the LOC124430674 gene encoding U3 small nucleolar ribonucleoprotein protein IMP4, producing the protein MLRRQARLRREYLYRKSVQDKLKSIQEKKDKLKRSLEENIPIHPDLRKSALSLQQKIEWEDLGPELAVTMGTEVGGTVASHEDDEYRWAGVENPKIVVTTSRDPSSRLKMFVKELRLILPNSQRMNRGNYEMKQLIHACRANDVTDFVIVHEHRGIPDTLVICHLPYGPTAYFTISDVIMRHDIPEIGTMSEEYPHLIFHNFKTKLANRIMSILKYLFPVPKEDSKRVITFANHDDYICFRHHTYKKVNGKDIELKEIGPRFQLKLYEIKLGTLDAAGAADTEWALRPYMNTTHKRRFLSNDDGWQQEDEI